The Branchiostoma floridae strain S238N-H82 chromosome 8, Bfl_VNyyK, whole genome shotgun sequence genome has a segment encoding these proteins:
- the LOC118421088 gene encoding uncharacterized protein LOC118421088 — protein MPWSSSTPTDEQGRKTLPAQAVSPGTEDRENGTAAGGAHREWRAPDKSIGHVYVRWGRENCGENAETIYSGVVGSGYYHHHGGGSDHQCLPMEGVEWNNTVAGYQHRSYMYGTEYEVESDGYFSTDNMGSITIPEDYDVPCSVCHVLRSAHVMIPARLSCPTDWIKEYSGYLMSEKHDHNGNKNFICVDGAPNIRAETSTSNSAAHLYLVEASCGSLPCGPYISGYELTCVVCTM, from the exons ATGCCTTGGTCATCGTCGACGCCGACGGACGAACAAGGAAGGAAAACCCTTCCGGCACAGGCCGTCTCACCTGGTACAGAGGACCGAGAGAACGGCACTGCTGCGGGCGGGGCGCACAGGGAGTGGAGAGCGCCCGACAAGTCCATCGGGCACGTGTACGTGCGGTGGGGGAGGGAGAACTGTGGTGAAAACGCCGAGACTATCTATTCCG GTGTTGTGGGGAGTGGTTATTACCACCACCACGGAGGAGGAAGTGACCACCAGTGCCTGCCCATGGAAGGTGTGGAGTGGAACAACACAGTGGCTGGCTATCAGCACCGTAGCTACATGTACGGGACAGAGTACGAGGTTGAAAGTGATGGGTATTTCTCTACAGACAACATGGGGTCCATCACCATCCCTGAGGACTATGACGTCCCCTGCTCGGTGTGTCATGTGCTTCGGTCCGCACACGTCATGATCCCCGCTCGCCTGTCCTGTCCCACGGACTGGATTAAGGAGTACAGCGGGTACCTGATGTCAGAAAAGCACGACCACAACGGCAACAAGAACTTCATCTGTGTGGACGGAGCTCCTAATATAAGGGCGGAAACCTCTACCAGTAACAGCGCAGCCCATCTATACCTGGTGGAGGCGTCATGTGGCTCTCTTCCATGTGGGCCCTACATCAGTGGCTATGAGCTGACCTGTGTGGTCTGCACCATGTGA
- the LOC118421089 gene encoding uncharacterized protein LOC118421089 gives MGKTRAEIQKAYRERKKAREGDAYREKEARRVMKYYIPSARLSKEALEARRARGREAAKRHREKHPAPSKHKIKIDFKKSIRERKQRKKMREMKVKLEKAQKAKKRLEKKIERLQKSYQRKAEASTPRSKTTSDFRHAGLSPTKVPKLLKRKLLFSNVVLKGLKEAYHKKKTDGKRVLRNVVSGKIVKKYRMMSTLTKAMGMTKKGSRKIKTSLPHVREALKKRVENFLNRDDNSRMMPGKKDCKKVGKDKSTVREKFMSENSDVKISLSHFASFRPANVKLASFLSRNTCLCTKHQNFALKLKSLKDKGCIQSTNPDNFLHAFPDEEKVDLLLANLPKDGKVKFEQWKRMEVDGKNKMKIVTLEVETQVFCETFRKEVADFRQHCFRADEQYNQLKSLKQNLPPNHVIVQMDFAENYKVKYRGEVQSAYWNCDLVTLHPVVVYHRDENGELRHESRCIVSDELGHNPFTVFSILKKVVSHLKDKHPNLQYVHYWTDSPSSQYRNKTLFSVVSDHETLFGMKASWNYFEAGHGKGPCDGVGGTVKRMADDAVKQGDAQIQDAHDFFKWASVQDKSVIKYDFVSKLECKDSEDFLRKKYAKVKTIKGTMAFHSVVGLPGGKIMSAKTSCYCTNCFGEGGFQPETCCKGKWETHGISHSR, from the exons ATGGGGAAGACAAGAGCCGAAATCCAGAAAGCCTACAGGGAGCGTAAGAAAGCAAGGGAGGGGGATGCGTACAGGGAGAAAGAGGCTCGGCGGGTCATGAAGTATTATATACCGAGCGCTAGGCTGAGCAAGGAGGCTCTAGAGGCCAGGAGGGCAAGGGGAAGAGAAGCTGCAAAGAGACATAGGGAGAAACATCCAGCGCCTAGCAAACATAAGATCAAGATAGATTTCAAGAAAAGCATCAGAGAGAGAAAGCAAAGGAAGAAAATGAGGGAGATGAAGGTCAAGTTAGAGAAAGCGCAGAAAGCTAAGAAAAGGCTGGAAAAGAAGATAGAGAGGTTACAGAAGAGCTATCAGCGCAAGGCAGAAGCATCAACACCACGTAGTAAGACAACATCTGACTTTAGACATGCCGGCCTTTCACCTACAAAAGTGCCAAAGTTGCTGAAGAGAAAGCTGTTGTTCTCTAATGTAGTACTTAAGGGGTTAAAAGAAGCATACcacaagaagaaaacagatgGCAAACGAGTTTTAAGAAATGTTGTATCTGGGAAGATTGTAAAGAAGTACAGAATGATGAGTACACTGACAAAGGCAATGGGAATGACTAAGAAGGGCAGTAGAAAAATAAAGACAAGTCTTCCCCATGTGCGAGAAGCCCTAAAGAAGCGAGTGGAAAACTTCCTAAACAGAGATGATAATTCAAGAATGATGCCGGGAAAAAAGGATTGTAAGAAAGTAGGCAAAGACAAAAGTACAG TGAGAGAAAAATTCATGAGCGAGAATAGCGATGTTAAGATTTCTCTCAGCCACTTTGCCTCGTTCAGGCCAGCCAATGTCAAGTTGGCGTCATTTCTCTCGCGAAACACCTGTCTGTGCACGAAACATCAGAATTTTGCACTAAAACTCAAATCCCTGAAAGACAAAGGGTGTATCCAGTCGACCAACCCTGACAATTTTCTGCATGCCTTTCCCGATGAAGAGAAGGTAGACTTATTGTTGGCGAATCTGCCGAAGGATGGGAAAGTGAAATTTGAGCAGTGGAAACGAATGGAGGTCGAcggaaaaaacaaaatgaagattgTAACACTCGAAGTGGAAACACAGGTGTTCTGCGAAACCTTCCGAAAGGAAGTTGCAGATTTCCGTCAGCATTGTTTCAGGGCTGACGAACAGTACAATCAGTTGAAATCTCTTAAACAGAACCTTCCTCCCAATCATGTAATCGTTCAGATGGATTTTGCTGAGAACTATAAGGTCAAGTATAGAGGGGAAGTCCAGTCCGCCTACTGGAACTGCGACTTGGTAACATTACACCCAGTTGTTGTATACCACAGAGATGAAAACGGTGAGCTTCGACACGAGTCGAGATGCATCGTATCTGATGAACTGGGTCATAACCCGTTCACGGTGTTTTCCATCCTGAAGAAAGTTGTGTCTCATCTTAAGGACAAACATCCCAATCTACAGTACGTCCATTACTGGACAGATTCCCCCAGCTCACAGTACAGAAATAAGACTCTGTTTAGTGTCGTCTCCGATCATGAGACATTGTTTGGCATGAAAGCATCATGGAACTACTTTGAAGCCGGCCATGGTAAGGGGCCGTGTGATGGGGTGGGAGGTACGGTGAAGCGAATGGCTGATGATGCCGTAAAACAAGGGGATGCTCAGATTCAAGATGCACATGACTTTTTCAAATGGGCATCTGTACAGGACAAAAGTGTCATTAAGTATGATTTCGTGTCAAAGCTTGAGTGTAAAGACAGCGAGGACTTCCTTCGTAAGAAGTATGCCAAGGTCAAAACAATAAAAGGTACGATGGCCTTCCATTCTGTTGTAGGGTTGCCAGGTGGTAAGATAATGTCAGCCAAAACATCTTGTTACTGCACAAACtgttttggggaggggggttttcAGCCAGAGACATGTTGCAAAGGGAAGTGGGAAACACACGGCATCAGTCATTCTAGATAG